The Populus alba chromosome 4, ASM523922v2, whole genome shotgun sequence genome contains a region encoding:
- the LOC118050804 gene encoding ferredoxin--nitrite reductase, chloroplastic, with protein MSSLSVRFLTPQLPHTVPSSSARPRTRLFAGPPTVAQPAETGVDAGRLEPRVEKKDGYYVLKEKFRQGINPQEKVKIEKEPMKLFMENGIEELAKLSMEEIDKEKSTKDDIDVRLKWLGLFHRRKHQYGRFMMRLKLPNGVTTSAQTRYLASVIRKYGKDGCADVTTRQNWQIRGVVLPDVPEILRGLAEVDLTSLQSGMDNVRNPVGNPLAGIDPDEIVDTRPYTNLLSQFITANSRGNPEFTNLPRKWNVCVVGSHDLYEHPHINDLAYMPAMKDGRFGFNLLVGGFFSPKRCAEAVPLDAWVSADDVLPACKAVLEAYRDLGTRGNRQKTRMMWLIDELGIEGFRSEVVKRMPRQELERESSEDLVQKQWERRDYFGVHPQKQEGLSYAGLHIPVGRVQADDMDELARLADIYGTGELRLTVEQNIIIPNIEDSKIEALLKEPLLKDRFSPEPPLLMQGLVACTGKEFCGQAIIETKARAMKVTEEVQRLVSVSKPVRMHWTGCPNTCGQVQVADIGFMGCMARDENGKICEGADVYVGGRVGSDSHLGEIYKKSVPCKDLVPLVVDILVKQFGAVPREREEMDD; from the exons ATGTCATCACTTTCAGTTCGTTTTCTCACGCCGCAATTGCCACACACAGTTCCAAGCTCCTCTGCAAGACCAAGAACAAGACTCTTTGCTGGACCTCCCACAGTGGCTCAGCCAGCGGAGACAGGGGTGGATGCAGGGAGGTTGGAACCTAGAGTGGAGAAGAAAGACGGATACTATGTGTTGAAAGAGAAGTTTAGGCAAGGTATTAATCCTCAAGAGAAAGTGAAGATAGAGAAAGAGCCAATGAAGCTTTTCATGGAAAATGGGATCGAGGAGCTTGCTAAATTGTCGATGGAAGAGATTGACAAAGAGAAGAGCACTAAAGATGATATTGATGTTAGACTCAAGTGGCTCGGTCTCTTTCACAGAAGGAAGCACCAAT ATGGTAGATTTATGATGAGACTAAAGCTACCAAATGGGGTAACAACAAGTGCACAAACAAGATACTTGGCAAGCGTGATCAGGAAATATGGGAAAGATGGCTGTGCAGATGTAACAACAAGACAAAACTGGCAAATTCGTGGTGTGGTGCTGCCTGATGTGCCCGAAATACTAAGGGGTCTAGCTGAAGTTGATCTGACAAGCCTGCAGAGTGGCATGGACAACGTGAGAAACCCTGTAGGAAATCCGCTTGCAGGAATTGATCCAGATGAGATTGTTGATACCAGACCTTATACCAACTTGCTGTCCCAATTTATCACTGCCAATTCTCGTGGGAATCCTGAGTTCACTAACTT GCCAAGGAAGTGGAATGTATGTGTCGTGGGTTCTCATGATCTTTATGAGCATCCTCACATCAATGATCTTGCTTACATGCCTGCTATGAAGGACGGGCGGTTTGGATTCAATTTGCTGGTTGGTGGATTCTTTAGTCCCAAGCGATGTGCAGAGGCAGTTCCTCTTGATGCTTGGGTTTCAGCTGATGATGTGCTCCCAGCTTGCAAAGCAGTATTAGAGGCCTACAGAGATCTTGGCACCAGAGGGAACAGGCAAAAGACTAGAATGATGTGGCTGATCGACGAGCTT GGCATTGAAGGATTCAGGTCAGAAGTAGTAAAAAGAATGCCACGTCAAGAGCTAGAGAGAGAATCTTCTGAAGATTTGGTTCAAAAGCAATGGGAAAGGAGGGACTATTTCGGTGTCCATCCACAGAAGCAAGAAGGCCTTAGCTATGCAGGTCTTCACATTCCTGTTGGTCGTGTCCAAGCAGATGACATGGATGAGCTAGCTCGTTTAGCTGATATTTACGGCACTGGCGAGCTCAGACTCACTGTGGAGCAGAACATCATAATTCCCAACATTGAGGACTCAAAGATTGAAGCCCTACTTAAAGAACCTCTATTAAAAGACAGGTTCTCGCCCGAGCCACCTCTTCTCATGCAAGGGTTGGTAGCATGCACTGGCAAAGAGTTCTGCGGGCAAGCAATAATTGAAACAAAGGCTAGGGCCATGAAGGTAACTGAGGAGGTGCAGAGGTTAGTGTCGGTGTCTAAACCAGTGAGAATGCACTGGACAGGCTGTCCTAATACCTGTGGGCAGGTACAAGTTGCCGATATTGGGTTCATGGGTTGCATGGCAAGAGATGAAAATGGGAAAATCTGTGAAGGAGCTGATGTGTACGTAGGAGGAAGAGTTGGGAGTGACTCACATTTGGGAGAGATTTATAAGAAAAGCGTTCCATGCAAGGACTTGGTGCCTTTGGTTGTGGACATTTTAGTTAAACAATTCGGAGCTGTACCTAGGGAGAGGGAAGAGATGGATGATTAG